One genomic region from Haloprofundus salinisoli encodes:
- a CDS encoding CoA-binding protein: MPISDDEGLRRLLEHDTVAVVGCSSTPGKDAHDIPAYLQDHGYDVIPVNPYADEILGREAYDSLADVEEEIDLVDVFRPSEEVAGIVDDVIARKEERGDVKAVWLQLDISDDEAAARAEEAGLEITQDHCMMVEHGRLVP, from the coding sequence ATGCCCATCAGCGACGACGAGGGACTGCGAAGGCTGCTCGAACACGACACCGTCGCGGTCGTCGGGTGTTCGTCGACGCCCGGGAAGGACGCCCACGACATTCCGGCGTACCTCCAGGACCACGGCTACGACGTGATTCCGGTCAACCCCTACGCCGACGAGATTCTCGGCCGGGAGGCGTACGACTCGCTGGCCGACGTCGAAGAGGAGATCGACCTCGTCGACGTGTTCCGCCCGAGCGAGGAGGTCGCGGGCATCGTCGACGACGTCATCGCCCGCAAGGAGGAACGCGGCGACGTGAAAGCCGTCTGGCTGCAGCTCGACATCAGCGACGACGAGGCGGCTGCCCGCGCCGAAGAGGCGGGACTCGAAATTACGCAGGACCACTGCATGATGGTCGAACACGGCAGACTGGTGCCGTGA
- a CDS encoding RAD55 family ATPase, whose translation MYDLSPALDEAVDPGTNLLVTGPPLTGKRALTLDILAAGADGGDGSIFVTTKDSATRVLDDFGDRTVYQDRPVAVVDCVTRQRGVGDARDDNRVKYTSSPVDMTGIGIKLSEFLQTFYADQRVERNRIGVHSLSTLLMYSNLQTVFRFLHVFTGRIQSVDGLGLFCIDSTVHDDRTLNTLKQLFDGIVITDEDAPPTIRL comes from the coding sequence ATGTATGACCTCTCGCCGGCGCTCGACGAAGCCGTCGACCCGGGGACGAACCTGTTGGTGACGGGGCCGCCGCTCACCGGCAAACGTGCGCTCACGCTGGACATCCTCGCCGCCGGTGCCGACGGCGGCGACGGAAGCATCTTCGTGACCACCAAAGACAGCGCCACGCGCGTCCTCGACGACTTCGGCGACCGGACCGTCTATCAGGACCGACCCGTCGCCGTCGTCGACTGCGTCACCCGACAGCGCGGCGTCGGCGACGCCCGAGACGACAACCGGGTGAAGTACACATCCTCGCCCGTCGACATGACGGGTATCGGTATCAAACTCTCCGAGTTCCTCCAGACGTTCTACGCCGACCAGCGCGTCGAGCGAAACCGCATCGGCGTCCACTCGCTGTCGACGCTTTTGATGTACTCGAACCTCCAGACCGTCTTTCGCTTTCTGCACGTCTTCACCGGGCGGATTCAGAGCGTCGACGGTCTGGGGCTGTTCTGCATCGACTCGACGGTCCACGACGACCGGACGCTGAACACGCTCAAGCAGCTGTTCGACGGCATCGTCATCACCGACGAGGACGCACCGCCGACGATTCGCCTCTAA
- a CDS encoding geranylgeranylglycerol-phosphate geranylgeranyltransferase, which yields MSLGERFRGLLDLTRPGNTIAAALLTATGVFVAAPDALLGGQREAVAAVAATACATAAGNAVNDYFDREIDRINRPDRAIPRGAVSPRGALAFSLLLFLAAVVAAAALPVVAIAIAVTNLLALVAYTKLFKGLPGVGNAVVAYLTGSTFLFGAASVGWVSDAVVLFLLAAVATFTREVVKDVEDIDGDRKQGLRTLPIVVGERRALWVGVAAMALAILASPVPYVYGTLGLVYIVLVVPADALMLGAALQSFRDPSVGQRRLKLGMFLAAGAFIAGRATGALL from the coding sequence ATGTCTCTCGGCGAGCGTTTCCGGGGTTTGCTCGACCTCACCCGACCGGGCAACACCATCGCGGCCGCGTTGCTGACGGCGACCGGCGTGTTCGTCGCCGCCCCGGACGCGTTACTCGGCGGGCAGCGAGAGGCGGTGGCGGCGGTTGCGGCGACGGCCTGCGCGACTGCCGCGGGCAACGCGGTCAACGACTACTTCGACCGCGAGATCGACCGCATCAATCGCCCAGATCGAGCGATTCCGCGCGGAGCAGTGTCGCCGCGCGGCGCGCTCGCGTTCAGCCTCCTGCTGTTTCTGGCCGCGGTCGTCGCCGCCGCCGCGCTCCCGGTCGTCGCCATCGCCATCGCGGTGACGAACCTCTTGGCGCTCGTCGCGTACACGAAACTGTTCAAGGGGCTCCCGGGCGTCGGCAACGCCGTCGTCGCGTACCTCACCGGCAGCACGTTCCTGTTCGGCGCGGCGTCCGTCGGATGGGTCTCCGACGCTGTCGTGCTGTTTCTGCTCGCCGCCGTTGCGACGTTCACCCGCGAAGTCGTCAAAGACGTCGAGGATATCGACGGCGACCGAAAGCAGGGGCTTCGGACGCTTCCCATCGTCGTCGGCGAGCGGCGGGCGCTGTGGGTCGGCGTCGCGGCGATGGCGCTCGCAATCTTGGCCAGTCCGGTCCCGTACGTCTACGGGACGCTCGGACTCGTCTACATCGTGCTCGTGGTCCCGGCCGACGCGCTCATGCTCGGGGCCGCGCTCCAGTCGTTTCGCGACCCCAGCGTCGGACAGCGGCGGCTGAAACTCGGCATGTTTCTGGCTGCTGGTGCCTTCATCGCCGGACGAGCGACGGGGGCGCTGCTGTGA
- a CDS encoding class I SAM-dependent methyltransferase yields the protein MDEPLQDLADRFSQIASHYDDKHDSEEKPIYNACASLVIDHADPRPDDVVLDLGTGTGLIALALAENAECVVGRDISEGMLEHARSKAADNGIENVEFGYGEFRDPQYDGEIDVVVSNFAFHHLTDEEKREATEAIASLGPRRFVLGDAMFFNSSDPEEPLFGHGVDAATVGMLVDALTDAGFVLTAVERVHDQVGVLVAELAGDDATADADT from the coding sequence ATGGACGAACCCCTTCAAGATCTCGCCGATCGGTTCTCACAGATAGCCAGTCACTACGACGACAAACACGACAGCGAAGAGAAGCCGATCTACAATGCGTGCGCCTCACTCGTCATCGACCACGCCGACCCTCGCCCCGACGACGTGGTACTCGATCTCGGAACAGGCACGGGCCTGATTGCGCTCGCACTCGCAGAGAATGCTGAGTGCGTCGTCGGGCGCGACATCAGCGAAGGAATGCTGGAGCATGCGCGGTCGAAAGCCGCTGACAACGGTATCGAGAACGTTGAATTCGGCTATGGCGAGTTCCGCGACCCGCAGTACGACGGAGAGATAGACGTCGTCGTGTCGAACTTCGCCTTCCACCACCTGACCGACGAGGAAAAACGCGAGGCCACCGAGGCCATCGCCAGTCTCGGCCCGCGCCGATTCGTCCTTGGCGACGCGATGTTCTTCAACTCGTCTGACCCCGAGGAACCATTGTTCGGCCACGGGGTTGACGCAGCAACCGTCGGCATGCTCGTGGACGCACTCACCGACGCCGGATTCGTGCTGACGGCGGTTGAGCGCGTGCACGATCAGGTGGGCGTCCTCGTCGCAGAACTGGCCGGTGACGATGCAACAGCAGACGCTGACACTTGA
- a CDS encoding VOC family protein, with protein MERLRFDHVGVVVDDLDAVAAFFLDLGFEREGGASVEGETVDKINGLDGVRAEVVMVRAPDGSGRLELVKYHAPIDDEGAHHFPANRMGFRHIAIEVNGLDTIVDGLRSKGFDTVGEVRDYEDIYRLCYVRGPEGLIVELTQQLDSS; from the coding sequence ATGGAAAGGCTACGTTTCGATCATGTGGGTGTTGTCGTCGATGATCTCGACGCCGTGGCCGCGTTCTTTCTCGACCTCGGATTCGAGCGCGAGGGCGGGGCGTCGGTCGAGGGCGAGACGGTCGATAAGATCAACGGACTCGACGGCGTCCGGGCGGAGGTGGTGATGGTACGAGCGCCGGACGGCAGTGGCAGGCTCGAACTCGTCAAGTACCACGCGCCGATCGACGATGAGGGCGCACACCACTTTCCTGCGAACCGGATGGGCTTCCGTCACATCGCCATTGAGGTCAATGGCCTCGATACGATCGTTGATGGACTACGAAGCAAAGGCTTTGACACAGTCGGCGAAGTCCGTGATTACGAGGACATCTACCGGCTCTGCTATGTCCGCGGTCCGGAGGGGCTGATCGTCGAACTCACCCAACAGCTCGACTCCTCCTAA
- a CDS encoding winged helix-turn-helix transcriptional regulator has translation MVEPPYAEEFIETILSNEIARPPKSERAERDTQTMSALLNLLGKKHTIVILHQFATGDGPFRFSDLEEAVDIAPNTLSNRLQELTAVGLLTRKAYNEIPPRVEYTATEKAEELAPVFWYLGVWTERHDLEPISADGDLQ, from the coding sequence ATGGTCGAACCACCCTATGCGGAAGAGTTCATCGAGACGATTCTCTCCAATGAGATAGCGAGACCGCCAAAATCTGAACGAGCAGAGAGAGACACTCAAACGATGTCTGCGCTTCTTAACCTGTTGGGGAAGAAACACACCATCGTGATCCTCCACCAGTTCGCAACTGGAGACGGGCCATTCAGATTCAGCGATTTAGAGGAAGCAGTGGATATCGCGCCGAATACGCTGTCAAATCGGCTTCAGGAACTCACCGCAGTTGGATTGTTAACTCGGAAAGCGTACAACGAGATTCCACCCCGTGTGGAGTACACTGCCACGGAGAAAGCGGAAGAACTTGCGCCGGTCTTCTGGTATCTCGGTGTCTGGACCGAGCGTCACGACCTCGAACCGATATCTGCAGATGGTGATTTGCAATAA
- a CDS encoding DUF6069 family protein, translated as MATKNATTRAETNEFVGVFRLVKFGIAALLAVSIVNVLVLFIGVAMVDFPAEFVGGPFGPLAVGPVVINSAVAALGATLVYGVVTRYAARPNRTFTVIAGAILILSFAMFLAPDLAGAPPRVFATLAVMHVTAAVTIVGVLTRATTQKEMSR; from the coding sequence ATGGCAACCAAGAATGCCACGACCAGAGCTGAAACGAACGAGTTCGTCGGCGTGTTCCGACTCGTAAAATTCGGAATTGCCGCGTTACTCGCCGTGAGCATCGTGAATGTACTCGTACTGTTCATCGGAGTAGCGATGGTTGACTTCCCGGCTGAATTCGTCGGGGGACCATTCGGACCGCTTGCGGTGGGTCCAGTGGTCATTAATTCGGCCGTAGCCGCCCTCGGGGCGACCCTCGTGTACGGCGTGGTCACGCGCTACGCAGCCCGGCCGAACCGGACGTTCACCGTCATCGCAGGTGCGATACTGATTCTCTCATTTGCGATGTTCCTCGCACCCGACCTGGCCGGCGCGCCGCCGAGGGTCTTCGCTACACTCGCGGTGATGCACGTGACCGCCGCAGTCACCATCGTGGGTGTCTTGACCCGTGCGACGACCCAAAAGGAGATGTCCCGATAA
- a CDS encoding glycoside hydrolase family 15 protein, protein MFTNVLDHVDSPYLLSERIDPRTGEFYGNFPQAFSHIGLVNSAIYLRRASDGDSLVHDPLGEDKLRPLFRTSFRVEWAERTRRKRLGFKFCSPFLCGELRRTRTHGEGWRSRIRSTSDRRPSL, encoded by the coding sequence GTGTTCACGAACGTCCTCGACCACGTCGATTCCCCATATCTGCTGTCGGAGCGTATCGACCCTCGAACCGGAGAGTTCTACGGAAACTTTCCGCAGGCGTTTAGCCATATCGGACTCGTGAACAGCGCGATCTACCTTCGACGTGCCTCCGACGGCGACTCCTTAGTACACGACCCGCTCGGTGAAGACAAATTACGACCTCTCTTCCGAACGTCATTTCGCGTCGAGTGGGCGGAGCGAACGAGGCGTAAAAGGTTGGGATTCAAATTCTGTAGCCCATTTTTATGCGGCGAACTGAGGAGGACAAGGACACACGGCGAAGGATGGAGATCTCGAATCCGATCTACTTCAGATCGTCGCCCGTCTCTCTGA
- a CDS encoding TRAP transporter fused permease subunit, translating into MRNLLILFSVFFWGLVIWYAYTQMIPRGQYGVVFLGGILELFIFTELMSLAGGGRGQLFADLKRAFSRENLVDTIPLSLSAVVVAATCSYLAVNYQAVAIDRAGRALPNEYVMAAAFSIVIIYLTWRAFGQTFLIVVLAGFAYGYFGMYAPGPLEHGGLGIERILRTVVISVDGFFGFLTRLVAAWIALFLLYAGFLKAYGAFDLIMRLAFRSARYIDSGIAQTAVLSSAVIGSVNGSQTANAGMTGSFTIPLMKRNGMKPETAGAIEAVASTAGQVLPPVMGAGAFIMASLITGITYADVIVAGLIPAVILCVTIFVAVHYVSVPQLDSTDPERLISEPMPRAEFLTEVVKYGVPLAVLIYLLGIVQVTVMTAALWTATSMLITGVLIPVLQAAAGTSDETAGAATKRVAWETLNGAREGVIVLAPVTIILAAINGVVDILTTTGVPTAISLTLMDLSGGVLFVAAILAMIICIVLGLGMPTTASYTIVALLIAPTLINQFFLPELASHFFVFYAAILAGLTPPIATCVAVACGIAGGDFWKSCVEAIKISAPLFVLPFVFVYHPEIVSSEFDLLSLTSGALALLGAVAIIHGINYRFAFGRPITFGARIAFFTTGVLAMLHPSRIVQFTAVGVAIAMYVVQSSVGRPKPIATARSVFGLSGRSAPKTGQTDRE; encoded by the coding sequence ATGCGGAATCTTCTGATCCTGTTTTCGGTCTTCTTCTGGGGACTCGTCATCTGGTACGCCTACACGCAGATGATACCCCGCGGTCAGTACGGCGTAGTTTTCCTCGGCGGCATCCTCGAACTGTTCATCTTCACGGAACTGATGTCGCTGGCCGGTGGGGGCCGAGGACAGCTCTTCGCGGATCTGAAGCGGGCGTTCAGCCGCGAGAATCTCGTCGACACGATACCGCTGTCTCTCTCGGCTGTCGTCGTCGCCGCGACCTGTAGCTACCTCGCCGTCAACTATCAGGCGGTCGCTATCGACCGTGCCGGACGCGCCCTGCCCAACGAGTACGTCATGGCGGCCGCGTTCAGCATCGTCATCATCTACCTCACGTGGCGGGCGTTCGGTCAGACGTTCCTCATCGTCGTCCTCGCCGGCTTCGCCTACGGCTACTTCGGCATGTACGCGCCCGGACCGCTCGAACACGGCGGACTCGGAATCGAACGCATCCTCCGGACGGTCGTCATCAGCGTCGACGGCTTCTTCGGCTTCCTCACCCGCCTCGTCGCGGCGTGGATCGCGCTGTTCCTCCTGTACGCGGGCTTCTTGAAGGCGTATGGCGCGTTCGACCTCATCATGCGCCTGGCGTTCCGCTCGGCGCGGTACATCGACTCCGGCATCGCACAGACGGCGGTGCTGTCGAGTGCGGTCATCGGCTCCGTCAACGGCAGCCAGACCGCAAACGCCGGCATGACCGGATCGTTCACCATCCCGCTGATGAAGCGCAACGGGATGAAACCCGAGACGGCCGGGGCCATCGAAGCGGTCGCTTCGACCGCCGGACAGGTGCTCCCGCCGGTGATGGGCGCGGGCGCGTTCATCATGGCCTCGCTCATCACGGGCATCACCTACGCGGACGTCATCGTCGCCGGGCTGATTCCGGCGGTCATCCTCTGCGTGACCATCTTCGTCGCGGTCCACTACGTCTCCGTTCCGCAACTGGACAGCACTGACCCCGAGCGGCTCATCTCCGAACCGATGCCGCGCGCCGAGTTCCTCACCGAGGTCGTGAAGTACGGCGTGCCGCTGGCCGTCCTCATCTACCTCCTGGGCATCGTCCAGGTGACGGTGATGACCGCGGCGCTATGGACGGCCACCTCGATGCTGATCACGGGGGTACTCATCCCCGTCCTCCAGGCCGCTGCCGGTACGAGCGACGAGACGGCCGGAGCGGCGACGAAGCGCGTCGCCTGGGAGACGCTCAACGGCGCGCGCGAAGGTGTCATCGTCCTCGCGCCGGTGACCATCATCCTCGCAGCCATCAACGGCGTCGTCGACATCCTCACCACGACGGGCGTCCCAACGGCCATCTCGCTGACGCTGATGGACCTCTCGGGCGGCGTGCTGTTCGTGGCTGCCATCCTCGCGATGATCATCTGTATCGTCCTCGGGCTGGGAATGCCGACGACGGCGTCCTACACCATCGTCGCGCTCCTCATCGCGCCGACGCTCATCAACCAGTTCTTCCTCCCCGAACTCGCGAGTCACTTCTTCGTCTTCTACGCGGCCATCCTCGCGGGCCTCACGCCGCCTATCGCGACCTGCGTCGCGGTGGCCTGCGGTATCGCCGGCGGTGACTTCTGGAAGAGCTGCGTGGAGGCCATCAAGATATCCGCGCCGCTGTTCGTCCTCCCGTTCGTCTTCGTCTACCATCCCGAGATAGTCTCCTCGGAGTTCGACTTGCTCTCGCTCACGTCGGGAGCGCTTGCGCTGCTCGGCGCGGTAGCGATCATCCACGGTATCAACTACCGATTCGCGTTCGGTCGACCCATCACCTTCGGCGCACGCATCGCGTTCTTCACGACCGGCGTGCTCGCGATGCTTCACCCCTCGCGAATCGTGCAGTTCACGGCTGTCGGCGTCGCCATCGCGATGTACGTCGTCCAGTCGAGCGTCGGCCGGCCGAAACCCATCGCGACGGCTCGTTCGGTGTTCGGACTCTCCGGACGCTCGGCACCGAAGACCGGACAGACGGACCGCGAGTAA
- a CDS encoding TAXI family TRAP transporter solute-binding subunit — MKGATTLGVIGLAGCSDSGGGGGGGGGGNGSGGGDGGNYEIVIGGTSSGSSTQQAGQALARAASQHSDILDISVQVTDGWTANLYEFDSGNLSSIGVDNNSLSKAMNDNGPFAEDPVDSMPMQGFIFTSLEIYWVAMEGSGIESTADLADGGYTIYPIQPGFGTRLLTEEIIRKAGLWEPNDILNLDTSDIAGAVEEGRADALCIYGANGKELSSWVQEVDVRSNGELYAIEVDDNFRQTIEDTPGALLTEFEPYGWEQDVTRVTDQVTSWALAGQWAFGPDVPAEATKEVARLSSEHWQAIQQADPTALDHSGVESMTQAVIPDLEIHPGVADYWEENDVWNDEWTRGETNE; from the coding sequence CTGAAGGGAGCGACGACCCTCGGCGTAATCGGTCTCGCCGGATGTTCGGATTCTGGTGGCGGCGGTGGCGGCGGTGGCGGCGGTAACGGCAGCGGCGGCGGCGACGGGGGAAACTACGAGATCGTCATCGGCGGAACGTCCTCAGGCAGTTCGACGCAGCAGGCCGGGCAAGCGCTGGCGCGGGCGGCGAGTCAGCACAGCGATATCCTCGACATCTCCGTGCAGGTGACCGACGGGTGGACGGCGAACCTCTACGAGTTCGACAGCGGGAACCTCTCGAGCATCGGCGTCGACAACAACTCGCTGTCGAAGGCGATGAACGACAATGGACCATTCGCCGAAGACCCCGTCGACAGCATGCCGATGCAGGGGTTCATCTTCACCAGCCTCGAAATCTACTGGGTGGCTATGGAGGGGTCGGGCATCGAGTCGACGGCCGACCTCGCCGACGGCGGCTACACCATCTACCCCATCCAACCCGGCTTCGGGACGCGCCTGCTGACCGAGGAGATTATCCGCAAGGCGGGGCTCTGGGAGCCGAACGACATCCTCAACCTCGACACCAGCGACATCGCCGGTGCCGTCGAAGAGGGCAGAGCCGACGCGCTCTGTATCTACGGCGCCAACGGGAAGGAGCTCTCGAGTTGGGTCCAGGAGGTCGACGTGCGGAGCAACGGCGAACTCTACGCCATCGAGGTCGACGACAACTTCCGACAGACCATCGAAGACACCCCCGGCGCGCTCCTCACCGAGTTCGAGCCGTACGGCTGGGAGCAGGACGTGACGCGAGTGACCGACCAGGTCACCTCGTGGGCGCTCGCCGGCCAGTGGGCGTTCGGCCCCGACGTTCCGGCGGAGGCGACCAAGGAGGTCGCCCGCCTCTCCAGCGAACACTGGCAGGCCATCCAGCAGGCCGACCCGACGGCGCTCGACCACTCCGGCGTCGAGTCGATGACGCAGGCGGTCATTCCGGACCTCGAAATCCACCCCGGCGTCGCCGACTACTGGGAGGAAAACGACGTCTGGAACGACGAGTGGACGCGCGGCGAGACCAACGAATAG
- a CDS encoding acetyl-CoA hydrolase/transferase C-terminal domain-containing protein: protein MTGDRIADGLPVVSAEAAAEHIGGDDTVLVSGFGGVGYPKRVLVAAAEADREMSLTVVSGGGVGGEVDDVLIEAGKLARRYPFQTRRASREAINERRVEFHDRHISRLGDEVRLGHLGHPDAAVIEAVAVGEDWLIPSTSIGHTPSFVAAADRLIVEVNGAQPRALERVHDVYQRDLPPNRDPIPVSEPTERVGSARVEFDPEKLVAVVETDRADDPYEFRDPTEADLAIADELGAFLEAELEHDPTLAEAVHLQFGVGSLGNALMGELSGIDFGDREVVYFGEVFQDGLLDALDEGLLSGASATSLALSLEGQERLFEEIDRYADDVVLRPADVSNNPALIEQFGVVGVNSAVDVDLYGNANATHIGGTRIVNGIGGGGDFNRNCRLGIIALPSTAAGGDISRIVPTVSHVDHTEHDHSVVVTEYGVADLRGASPAERMDALIQVAHPDFRERLRAYRDRAFERDGHVPFDADAANEWLD, encoded by the coding sequence ATGACCGGTGACCGCATCGCCGACGGCCTCCCGGTCGTCTCGGCCGAAGCCGCCGCCGAGCACATCGGCGGCGACGATACGGTGCTCGTCAGCGGCTTCGGCGGCGTAGGGTACCCCAAGCGCGTCCTCGTCGCGGCGGCCGAGGCCGACCGCGAGATGTCACTGACGGTCGTCTCCGGCGGCGGCGTCGGCGGCGAGGTCGACGACGTACTCATCGAGGCGGGCAAACTCGCGCGCCGCTACCCGTTTCAGACGCGGCGCGCCTCCCGCGAGGCCATCAACGAGCGGCGCGTCGAGTTCCACGACCGCCACATCTCCCGCCTCGGCGACGAGGTCCGCCTCGGCCACCTCGGCCACCCCGACGCGGCCGTCATCGAAGCCGTCGCCGTCGGTGAGGACTGGCTGATTCCGTCGACCTCCATCGGCCACACGCCGTCGTTCGTCGCGGCCGCAGATCGCTTGATAGTCGAGGTCAACGGCGCACAGCCGCGGGCGCTCGAACGCGTCCACGACGTCTATCAGCGAGACCTCCCGCCGAACCGTGACCCGATTCCGGTGTCGGAGCCGACCGAGCGCGTCGGGTCGGCGCGCGTCGAGTTCGACCCCGAAAAGCTCGTCGCGGTCGTCGAGACCGACCGAGCGGACGACCCCTACGAGTTCCGCGACCCCACCGAGGCGGACCTCGCCATCGCCGACGAACTCGGCGCGTTCCTGGAGGCGGAACTGGAGCACGACCCGACGCTCGCGGAGGCCGTCCACCTCCAGTTCGGCGTCGGGAGTCTCGGCAACGCCCTGATGGGCGAGCTCTCAGGCATCGACTTCGGCGACCGCGAGGTCGTCTACTTCGGCGAGGTGTTCCAGGACGGCCTCCTTGACGCGCTCGACGAGGGGCTGCTCTCGGGGGCGAGCGCGACGTCGCTCGCGCTGTCGCTGGAGGGCCAAGAGCGGCTGTTCGAGGAGATCGACCGCTACGCCGACGACGTGGTGCTGCGTCCGGCGGACGTCTCGAACAACCCGGCGCTCATCGAGCAGTTCGGCGTCGTCGGCGTCAACAGCGCGGTGGACGTCGACCTCTACGGAAACGCCAACGCCACGCACATCGGCGGCACGCGGATCGTCAACGGCATCGGCGGCGGCGGCGACTTCAACCGCAACTGTCGACTCGGCATCATCGCGCTCCCGTCGACGGCCGCCGGCGGCGACATCTCCCGAATCGTCCCGACCGTGTCGCACGTCGACCACACCGAACACGACCACTCTGTCGTCGTCACCGAGTACGGCGTTGCGGACCTCCGCGGCGCGAGTCCGGCCGAACGGATGGACGCGCTCATCCAGGTCGCTCACCCCGACTTCCGCGAGCGCCTTCGAGCGTACCGCGACCGGGCGTTCGAACGCGACGGCCACGTTCCCTTCGACGCCGACGCCGCGAACGAGTGGCTCGACTGA
- a CDS encoding MaoC family dehydratase, protein MTDELTDSTQEPTPTTDLTPATDGGTDENASTDTRLVEGWQGRYYEDFTIGDVYKHPFGRTVTETDNVWMTNVTMNLNPMHFNEAYAAETEFGERLVDGTFVIALAVGMSVIDVSVNATANLGYDRIRHHAPVYHGDTIFAESEVLEKRESSSRDHVGIVTTELRAYNQDGTKVLSMERTPMVLKREYAQPTAAQPPGWPEGIGTQPESGERGDSPAGSTDE, encoded by the coding sequence ATGACAGACGAACTCACCGATTCGACGCAGGAACCGACGCCGACGACCGACCTCACGCCGGCAACCGACGGCGGAACCGACGAGAACGCATCGACCGACACGCGCCTCGTCGAGGGTTGGCAGGGGCGCTACTACGAAGATTTCACCATCGGCGACGTGTACAAACACCCGTTCGGCCGCACCGTCACCGAGACGGACAACGTCTGGATGACGAACGTCACGATGAATCTCAATCCGATGCACTTCAACGAGGCGTACGCCGCCGAGACAGAGTTCGGTGAGCGCCTCGTCGACGGGACGTTCGTCATCGCGCTCGCCGTCGGGATGAGCGTCATCGACGTCTCCGTCAACGCCACCGCGAACCTCGGCTACGACCGAATCCGCCACCACGCGCCCGTCTACCACGGCGACACTATCTTCGCCGAGAGCGAGGTGCTGGAGAAGCGCGAGAGCTCCTCCCGGGACCACGTCGGCATCGTCACCACGGAACTGCGGGCGTACAATCAGGACGGCACGAAGGTGCTGTCGATGGAGCGCACGCCGATGGTGTTGAAGCGCGAGTACGCCCAGCCGACCGCGGCGCAGCCGCCGGGGTGGCCCGAAGGAATCGGCACGCAACCTGAGAGCGGCGAACGCGGCGATAGCCCCGCCGGGTCGACCGACGAATGA